The following are encoded together in the Panthera leo isolate Ple1 chromosome B4, P.leo_Ple1_pat1.1, whole genome shotgun sequence genome:
- the LOC122225635 gene encoding olfactory receptor 8S1-like: MALRNHSTITEFILLGLSADPEVQVPLFVLFLGIYLLTVMGNLTMLLVIRADSQLHTPMYYFLSHLSFLDLCFSSVTVPKLLENLLSERKIISKEGCLIQAFFVFAIGGTEIFLLSAMAYDRYAAICHPLLYGQMMSSQLCVRLVWASWSLGFLDAVINIPLAMNLNFCEAHTISHYSCELPSLFPLSCSDVFSNVTVLIVSTLLHGFGTFFLIFFSYARVATTILSISSPTGRSKAFSTCSSHLTTVSFFYGSAFLRYLMPTSGSPLELIFSIQYGTVTPLVNPFIYSLKNKEVKAALRRMLEKCLQWHKYQATKR; encoded by the coding sequence ATGGCCTTGAGAAACCACAGCACCATCACTGAGTTCATCCTCCTTGGGCTGTCGGCTGACCCCGAAGTCCAGGTGCCGCTCTTTGTGCTCTTCCTGGGGATTTACCTCCTGACTGTGATGGGGAACCTGACGATGCTGCTGGTGATCAGAGCTGATTCCCAGCTCCACACACCCATGTATTATTTCCTGAGTCATCTCTCCTTCCTggatctttgcttttcttcagtCACTGTGCCCAAGCTTCTGGAGAACCTCCTGTCTGAAAGGAAAATCATCTCAAAAGAGGGCTGCCTGATTCAAGCTTTCTTTGTGTTTGCCATTGGAGGAACAGAAATTTTCCTGCTGTCtgccatggcctatgaccgctatgctGCCATCTGCCACCCTCTGCTCTATGGCCAGATGATGAGCAGCCAGCTGTGTGTAAGGTTGGTATGGGCTTCATGGAGCCTGGGTTTCCTGGATGCAGTTATCAACATCCCCCTGGCTATGAACTTGAACTTCTGTGAAGCCCATACGATCTCCCACTACAGCTGTGAGctaccctctctctttcctttgtcctGCTCGGATGTCTTCAGCAATGTCACTGTCCTGATTGTTTCCACACTCTTGCATGGCTTTGGTACATTCTTCCTGATCTTCTTCTCTTATGCCCGTGTTGCAACCACCATCCTGAGCATCAGCTCCCCCACAGGCAGAAGCAAGGCtttctccacctgctcctcccacctcacCACAGTGAGCTTCTTCTATGGATCAGCTTTCCTTCGTTATCTCATGCCAACTTCAGGCTCGCCGCTGGAGCTCATCTTCTCCATACAGTATGGCACAGTCACTCCCCTAGTGAATCCCTTCATCTATAGcctgaaaaacaaagaagtaaaggCGGCTCTGAGAAGAATGTTGGAGAAATGTTTGCAATGGCATAAGTATCAGGCTACAAAGAGATGA